GACAGAAATGTACCTCCGTGAAGTTGGCCCCCCgaagttgttatttttaaatctaattaATGCAATTCGTTTGAGAATTGTTTGAGAGGGTttgagagtagaaaaaaactgttagagagttaatattttaattgatattaaataattattcaatgtgCGATTTCCCCTAGGATTAGAGCACTTCCGGTGTGCGCATTGTGTGTGCGCAGTGTACATGCGCAACATGTCTGCGCAGTGCGTCTGAAATCAGCTGTAGCGACCGAGATTGACGAAGAAATACGAGTTTCGAGGATGCGGATTATCGTAAATCGAACGGGTACGAGATGGACATGGAGACGAAGCTGAGCAATTTTCTCTCAATGACACCAATGGCAAGAGAAGAATTGGATGAAACTGCTGGAAAAAGATACGAGCGTCTAAAACGGGAAActtgacgaaatatttttaatgcaGTGCAACAGAAAGTGAAATCTTTTATAGAACGCCAAAATTGATGTTTACTTGCAGATAAGGAATAATGCACTCATAATTGGAAGAAACGTAGAATGTCGATGGGCTTATAATATATGTCAGCGATGTTCCTGTTCGTCTATCCCAAGATTTCTGTGTTCTCAGATCTTGTAAATCTTGGACCGTGCTTGCAACGATCTTGCGAACGATTCATGTTACTCGGCTAGGCGTACCATCCCTTGTCGCATTTACAAGGTAAATAAACTGTGTAGCTGTAGCTGTGTAGCTTTTGCGcagcgaaaaaaattgtgggacaaaatcaattttccggAAAAACTATTAACtctcaaacgatttttctttactctcaAACCCTCTCAAACGATTCTCAAACGAATTACATtaattagatttaaaaataataacttcgGGGGGCCAACTTCACGGAGGTGTCAACTTCTTTCAAAAGCTCTGGACAGCGACCgagtatatctatacatatatacacgattgtgggccaccttcggtgcgtggccgcctaggtgtcaCGTCGCCGCTCCAACCTAGCTGGTATCACGAAAAGCCGAGCGTTGAAGATCTCCCTACTCAACTCTGCTTGAGAGAGGGCCGCGTAAAAACGGAACGTAGTTCGCAGTTGACTGCGTGACGTCACGGTCGGCAGTACTGGAAGTATATTTCGGAATACACccaaggaaaaaaagaaaaaaaagcggaGTTTATGCTTCTTTGTCCAGTTAGGATTCGTGGAACGATGCATAGTGGACGCGTACATTAATCCTTGGAAAGTATCGTCACGCGGGTATCAACCACGATATCAACTATTAGCTTTTCATCTAGGCTTGTAGGTCGAAGTTGCGTGTATGTGCTGCGTAAAAGTTTACCGGTAGAGGAACAAATGTATACAGTACTAGCGTGACAGTTAGGTTATCTTTTAAATGTTGTTTACTGTTCTACATTATACGTCTAATAAACTGTAATCATGTTCGGACTAATTGTATCCGGAAGATTGGTAAGTAGCACTTTAACTTTGGAATCCAACCTTAGAAATGCTATAtgtcaaattgaaaaatccagCTTTGACAATTAATCGATCCTAACTTTTTATTAGTTAGAAATTTGTCATCAAAATCATCCAAAATTCTTATGAATTACGATAGCATGATTATCGGTGACGATAAtaaatgacaaaattataCTTTCAATGAAAACTTAATTTTTATAGGTACAAACAGACTTCCAACAAGTGGGCGAAACACAATATGTTATTACTATTCCCGACGCGGACAATGTCAATCATGTTGTCATATTTCTTACTGGCACAGTGCCATTTCCTGATGGTTTAGGCGGAGCTGGTAAGTTGGTTAATACATCAAGTAAGGCCAATCAAAGATTCAATTAGTTGTATAATTTGATGTCAcgaaaatttgtcattttcagTATACTTCAGCTGGCCAGATCCAAATGCTCCGCCAAATTGGCAGAATCTTGGATTTATCTCAAATGCAAAACCATCGGCaatcttcaaaatttcaaacctcAAGAAAAAccacgaatttgaaaatatcaatcaaACGATGTttggagttgaaaaaatttcgcatgACGCTCAAATTGGTATATCTATTGAGCCCCTCAGTATAATAGAACAACAGAGTGCCGCTGTTGCGGAAGAAACAAGTAATGCAATGACTACATTCAGCCAGAAAATGCTAGCACACTTTTTCAACTATGTTTCAAGTTTCTCTGTGACACAGCAGCAAATGTTACCGAACCcttctgaaaattttgtaccTCTTTCTATTATGCAAAATTGGTACACTACGTTCCTACGAAGATTGGAGCAAAATCCAAATTTCTGGAAAGCTTGATCCATGtgaaaatgttaaatttttccaacgaatGCCTCAACTATCTGCATTTATCCTTGTGTATGAGCAATCACTACAAATCTACTTAGTATGCTTGAAGAAATtgctgtgagaaaaatttctgtaatatATAAAGTCCTATTTACTAAGTCAACAAGTTTAATAATGGTGATTTAATTGTCAACTTGATACGGATAGATTGTAATCTTGATATTGTCTCCTCCTCTAATTGTTATGCCCAACAGCAGACTTATTAGATTACACGCATACATAATTATAGGGTAAACTTTATATTCTGTACTTCTAAATGGGTTTGGAAAGCAATCGTGAAAATAGCATTCGATTTGTGTGTGTTATCATTTAGAAAGAAACATCGTAAGGATTAATTAGCTAGATCTTATCAATCAAGGGTTACGAAGagataattattcaaaaaatctccAGCAATGTGACCTCCGGCAATGATTATGAACATGACTTAAACATCGATTACATAATACCAATAAAACCTattatacagggtgtttcAGAATAGCAGTATCAAACAGTGCAAGGTTATAGGGATTGCCaagatgagaaatttttcgtaaatcaCCCATAGTCGGCATGATCCCATTTACAGCCAGAATGATGTTGCTCCAACCACAGGTAGTTCGGACGAAATTTCTTGTCTGGACAACCCCTATAACCTCTTagagattgaaattattgttCTGAAACACCCTGtagaatagaaataaattctAGAAATTTTGGTGTTTTCAATCTAATTCGACTGCTTTTatgcttattttattcactgaCCAGATGTTCATAAATGGTCtgaaaatcattcaaataGTCTTACGATTTAGTATAGTTGTAGCGTAAAATTCAAATCTTGATGAACAACTATGGAATCGTATTGAAATTAATCTATTTTGATCCACTCTATAGATGActgtttatgaaaatttttttgataatctaTAGGGATCTTTACAGTAAACAAAAGATATCCAAAAATATAAGATTTGAATAAT
This is a stretch of genomic DNA from Neodiprion fabricii isolate iyNeoFabr1 chromosome 2, iyNeoFabr1.1, whole genome shotgun sequence. It encodes these proteins:
- the LOC124176616 gene encoding protein OPI10 homolog; this translates as MFGLIVSGRLVQTDFQQVGETQYVITIPDADNVNHVVIFLTGTVPFPDGLGGAVYFSWPDPNAPPNWQNLGFISNAKPSAIFKISNLKKNHEFENINQTMFGVEKISHDAQIGISIEPLSIIEQQSAAVAEETSNAMTTFSQKMLAHFFNYVSSFSVTQQQMLPNPSENFVPLSIMQNWYTTFLRRLEQNPNFWKA